Proteins encoded within one genomic window of Panicum virgatum strain AP13 chromosome 1N, P.virgatum_v5, whole genome shotgun sequence:
- the LOC120655937 gene encoding protein BIC1-like, producing MAPSDSQPCTQQRPPPAGELQQPLAAASDDRAPAAGTSSESEQAPAEAVASKAPAAVEPEKKKDRAAEAEEAAASAGCGREVVARRPAAAGEESARERLKRHRTEMAGRVRIPDMWGQERLLKDWVDCAVFDRPLAATTGLLTARDALVAECAAARRPAVAHGPAGRTLRVQNGCS from the coding sequence ATGGCGCCGTCCGACTCTCAGCCGTGCACgcagcagcggccgccgccagcgggCGAGCTGCAGCAGCCGCTGGCGGCGGCTTCGGACGACCGGGCGCCTGCGGCGGGGACGTCGTCCGAGTCCGAGCAGGCGCCAGCGGAGGCGGTGGCCAGCAaggctccggcggcggtggagccggagaagaagaaggacagggcggcggaggcggaggaggccgccgcgtcGGCCGGCTGCGGCAgggaggtggtggcgcggcggccggcggcggcgggggaggagagcGCGCGGGAGCGGCTGAAGCGGCACCGCACGGAGATGGCGGGCCGGGTGCGGATCCCGGACATGTGGGGCCAGGAGCGGCTGCTCAAGGACTGGGTCGACTGCGCCGTCTTCgaccgcccgctcgccgccaccACGGGGCTGCTCACCGCCCGCGACGCGCTCGTCGCCgagtgcgccgccgcgcgtcgcCCGGCGGTCGCGCACGGCCCCGCCGGCCGCACGCTCCGGGTCCAGAACGGCTGCTCGtga
- the LOC120655940 gene encoding glucan endo-1,3-beta-glucosidase 14-like gives MAAAAGAGRPSITALPTPPAPLPSSKLVTACFFALLLPILLTGEVAVAEALSIGVNYGQIANNLPSPARVSWLLRSMRISKVKLYDADPNVLRAFLGTGVDFVVGIGNEAVPAMVSPAAAQAWLQQHLVPHLRAGARVTCVTVGNEVFKGNDTALQAAVLPAMESVHRALGALGLQGRVNVTTAHSLDIMGVSFPPSAGAFSPAALPHLRPFLGFLSATRAPFLINCYPYFAYRDDPARVPLEYALLQPNAAGVADPHTGLRYDNMLYAQVDAVYAAIQALGHTDVEVVVSETGWPSRGDPDEPGATPENAGTYVRNLLQRIEAGQGTPLRPAAPVGVFVFALFNENLKPGPASERNYGLFYPDGTPVYNAGVHGYLPPMFAVSNAARQVIQLFTLVAVASVAFVLS, from the exons atggcggcagcagcaggagccggGAGGCCGTCGATAACCGCGCTGCCGACACCGCCGGCTCCATTACCCTCCAGCAAGCTTGTTACCGCCTGCTTCTTCGCCCTGCTCCTCCCCATCCTCCTCACAG gggaggtggcggtggccgaGGCTCTGTCGATCGGGGTCAACTACGGGCAGATCGCCAACAACCTCCCGTCGCCGGCGCGGGTGTCGTGGCTGCTCCGTTCGATGCGCATCAGCAAGGTGAAGCTCTACGACGCGGACCCCAACGTCCTGCGCGCGTTCCTGGGCACGGGCGTCGACTTCGTGGTGGGCATCGGCAACGAGGCCGTCCCGGCGATGGTGAGCCCCGCGGCTGCGCAGGCGTGGCTGCAGCAGCACCTGGTGCCGCACCtccgcgccggcgcgcgcgtcACCTGCGTCACCGTGGGCAACGAGGTGTTCAAGGGCAACGACACGGCGCTCCAGGCGGCGGTGCTCCCCGCCATGGAGTCCGTGCACCGCGCCCTGGGCGCGCTGGGCCTGCAGGGCCGCGTCAACGTCACCACGGCGCACTCGCTGGACATCATGGGCGTCTCCTTCCCGCCGTCGGCGGGGGCGTTCAGCCCGGCGGCGCTGCCGCACCTGCGGCCGTTCCTGGGCTTCCTCTCCGCGACGCGCGCGCCGTTCCTCATCAACTGCTACCCCTACTTCGCCTACAGGGACGACCCGGCGCGGGTGCCGCTGGAGTACGCGCTGCTCCAGCCcaacgccgccggcgtcgccgacCCGCACACGGGCCTCCGCTACGACAACATGCTGTACGCGCAGGTGGACGCCGTGTACGCGGCCATCCAGGCGCTGGGCCACACGGACGTCGAGGTGGTGGTCTCCGAGACCGGGTGGCCGTCGCGGGGCGACCCCGACGAGCCCGGCGCCACGCCCGAGAACGCCGGCACCTACGTCCGCAACCTCCTGCAGCGGATCGAGGCGGGGCAGGGCAcgccgctgcgccccgccgcgcccgtcgGCGTCTTCGTCTTCGCGCTCTTCAACGAGAACCTCAAGCCCGGCCCGGCGTCGGAGCGCAACTACGGCCTCTTCTACCCCGACGGCACGCCCGTCTACAACGCCGGCGTGCACGGTTACCTCCCGCCGATGTTCGCCGTCTCCAACGCGGCGCGACAG GTGATTCAATTGTTTACGCTGGTGGCCGTCGCGTCCGTCGCCTTCGTCTTATCCTGA